The Granulicella arctica genome segment CTGATAGACTGGCTCCCCTTTACCGGAGGAGTCTCATGACGTCGCAAGAACTAACCGAAATAGTTGACCAGCGGACGACCGATCCCACAGTTCTTGGGCGGCTGGCTTGCAATCTGCGCAGCAACGATTTAGTGGTGCAACGTCATCATGACAACCGGACTCTGAGCGTCGCCTGGCAGGACTCCGGGGATTTCTGGCGCTGCATAATCACGTCGAACGAAAAGACTAACCATCCCTTGGCACAAGTCGATGTTCACGAAAATTCAACCGTCCGCGTTGACGTTTTTGAACCGTGCCGCGTGACTATTTCACCAGAGGAAGGATTTTTGTGTCTTACACGTTATAAATGACCATAGATCTACAAATTTATTCAGTGCCGGCAAAAGCAAGGCGCGAGCCCTACCCAAGAAGTCAGCATTTACGAGCACGCCCTGAATAACTATTTAATTCAGTTATTTCCTTGTCGCCTAAACGACGAACGAGCTTTCTACGTTTTTAAAACTCAAGCGTATTGCTCACGGTCTGGTCCAAAGCACCAGTGTTTGGACGTACGAGTGGTCTCCCAGTCTGTAGACTCGCTTAGCTGACGCCTTAGTGCTCACTGAGCGAAGATTTCGCGTATCCGTAGCTATTCCCAACGCAGCCGCATCCGTTTCCTTTTAGCCTTAGCCATTGCACCTCTTCCCGTCCCGTGAAGTCAGGACAGAAAGATTGAATTATGCCTGCTCTGCCGCACATTCTATGAGCAGTTCTAGGTCAAAGTCCGAAATATGGTCTTTGTCACCCAATAAACGCCCTTTCATAGTATCGATACCACATACAAAAACTTTCTCTAAGCCATAATGACAAAATCACGTCTACCTATGTAGAATACTGCTTTATTGCCTACTATGAATACAACATAAAGGGGATAGCGGAGCCCACATGATCGAAATCAGATCTTTTCTCAAGCGCTATCAAAATATTCTCACCGTCGGCAGCAACAGATTTATGGAACATTCGCATGCATGGCGACGTATCGAAAGAAAAGGGGTATTCATGCTTTCCATAAGACGCCTCTTTGGATACATCGTGGAAAATCTCTTTTTGCTACTCATCCTTTTCTCTTTTTCACCTCCTTTTGTCGCAAAAGCACAAAACAGTGGCACCCTCCACGGCCAGGTACTCGACCCCACTGGAGCGTTGGTTTCGGGAGCCAGCGTGACGCTCACGCAAGAGAACAAGATAGTCACTAGTCACTCCGGCCAGGATGGGACATACCTTTTTCGCGCTCTTCCCGCCGGAAAATATTCCGTGTCCGTACAGGCGCCGGGATTTGTACTGCCTTCTAAGGTCGTCACTTCGATTGACTCTGGACAATCACGCCAGCTTAATCTCATTCTGACCATAGCCGTCGAACAGCAGAACGTGCAGGTCACCGACCAAACTAGCGGGGTCAGCGTAAACCCCGATGAGAACTCCAACGCATTAGTGATAAAAGGTAGCGACCTGGATGCTCTGTCAGACGATCCAGATCAGCTTCAGAACGAACTTCAGGCCCTCGCGGGTCCCGCTGCCGGTCCCAACGGAGGGCAAATCTATATCGACGGATTTTCCGGAGGACAGCTTCCTCCTAAATCGTCCATTCGTGAGATTCGAGTCAATCAAAATCCTTTCTCCGCTGAATTTGATCGTATCGGCTATGGCAGGATCGAAATTCTCACGAAGCCGGGATCTGACAAGTTCTCTGGGCACGTCACCTCGTTAGCAACTGATTCCGCACTAAACACGGGAAACCCGCTAGTGACGCAGCAACCGGCCTACTACCTTTACTTTCTTCAGGGTGATGTCAACGGTCCTCTCACCAAACAGTCTTCGTATTTCTTGAGTATCTTCAATCTACAACGTCAAAACCAAAGCATCATCGACGCTACCAATCCTGCCAATGTTGCCACAATACTCCAGCAAGCTCTTCCGAACCCCTCATCGCTTATTTCCATAAACCCTCGCGTTGACGTTCAGGTCGGTGAGAGCAATACCCTTTCTATCCGCGACTCCTTCACTCGCTCTGTCCAGACCGGGAATGGCGTCGGAGCACTCAGTCTTGCACAGCAAGCCAACAATGCAACCAACCTTGAAAATGCCATTCAACTAAGTGACACCGTCGTCGTCAACTCACACATCATCAACGAAACGCACTTCCAATGGAGAAGAGTCCGTAACGATCAGGTTCCCAGCTTCATCAACCCCACCATTACTGTTCAAGGTGCATTCATCAATGGAGGTAGCAACTCGGGTACTGTCAAAGATCACCAGGACATCTTCGAGTTGCAGAACTACTCGACAGCGACTGTAAGCAAACACACCATCCGCTTTGGCACGCGCCTCCGCGCCTACCGCGATGCGAACGAATCCACCTCCGGCGCAAACGGAAACTACATCTTCCAATCCGTCTCAGAGTATCGGGCCAATACACCGACACAATATCAGGCGAATGTGATCAACAATCCTCTGGCTCGCGCCCTGCTCTTCGATGCAGCACTCTTCTACCAAGATGATTGGCGTGTAAAGCCGAACCTCACCTTCAGCTATGGTCTTCGCTATGAAGGCCAGAACCGTATTCATAATCGCGCCGACATCGGTCCGCGCCTCGCCCTCGCATGGGCGCCTAGATATCAAGCAAACAAACCAGCGAAGACCGTCCTCCGCGCAGGCTATGGCTGGTTCTATGACCGCTTCACCGTACCTAATTCCTTCAGCTCTGCAACGGGCACACCTTACATTATTCAGACCATCCATCAGAACGGCGTCAACCAGCAGGGTTACATCGTCAATAGCCCCGACTTCTATACTCCAGCCGCACCTGTCTCATCTACCACCCTGAGTGCAGCGGGATCATCGACGCCAACCATCTCCACCATCGATCCGCATTTCCATGCTGCGCTGAGTATGCAGGGCGGACTCGGCGTGGATCGGCAGATCGGCAAACGAAACACGGTCAACGTAACGTATCTCTACACCCGCGGCGTCCATCAATACCGCTCGAACACAGTGACCGCACCCACCTTCGACGTCGCCAACTACACCCTCACTGGTCCTACCCCAAGCGTGTACAACAATCAGTTCCAATCCGGCGGAATCTTCAACGAGAACCAGATCATCGCCTCCTCCAACATCAGCATCCGGAAGCTTTCTCTTCACAGCTCCTACACCTACACCGAGGCGAAGAGCGACACCAGCGGCGTGACTTTCTTCCCTTCCATCGCCCAAAATCCCGGGCTGGACTACGGCCGCGCCGGCTTCGGCATTCATCATCGCTTCTTCCTGCTTGCCACCTACAATGCACCTCACGGCATTGTCATCGCTCCACTGCTTTCCGCGCAGTCTGGAACACCATACAACATCACCATTGGAAATGACCTTACAGGCAACAATCAATTCAATGCCCGTCCCACCTATGGCACCTGTGGCGCGGCTGGCGTCGTTTCAACTCACTACGGCTGCTTCGATACTGATCCCAGCGGGAAAGATGAGTCACTTATTCCCTTCAATGACGGAACCGGACCTGCCAACGTCGTCTTTCACATGCGTGTCAGCAAGGTCATCGGAATCGGTCCTCATATCAAAGGAGCAGCCAGCGGAGCGATGGGACCCCAGGGAGGAAACGGCAGTGTCAACGGTCGTGGACTCAGCGGCAGCCAGGCACAACCAAAACTTGATGCCACAGTCCCACGCAGATACAGCTTAACCTTTATCGCCGGAGCTCTGAACATCTTCAATATTGTCAATCGAGGCACCACGAACGGAGTCTTGAGTTCCCCACTCTTCGGCACCTCACAGACCTTGGCGAGTGGCCCCTACGGATCACCTACTCCTGGCAACCGCAGCATTTTTATGCAAGCACTCTTCAGCTTCTAGCCATACACGGACGCTTTTCGGATGATAGGCAACACGCAGTCGCCTATCATCAAACATTACATAGGAACGAATATTCGCAAGTGCTCGAAGGACGCTCCACTCCTACCACCGGAGTCACTTAGTCCAAGCCTTCTCCGACCGTTTTTAACTGCGACTTGAATAACTGTCTTGCATCAACCAAGCATAACCTTGATTGATGCATGCCGAAGCACACTACCGCGAGCTAGCTTTTCGCGCCGCTTCAAATTCATCACTCGCATTCCAATGGATGGTCGCAGGCGCTGCGAGTGCCTCCCAACCTAACTCCATCCCGAAGCGATCCAATTTTGCGTTTCCGCGAAAGTCCCAATCCTCGTGATAGTTATCACTGAAGTTGTGATAATCATGCGCCGTGAAGTCTTCGTGTTGCTTGCGTCCCCAGGCAGCATCGTGTCCTTCGTAGAGATCGCCGGTTTCGATGGAAAAAGCCGGAATGCCTACACGAGATAGACTGAAGTGGTCAGAACGATAGTAGCTGCCAGCAGAGGGCCGCGGATCGGGAACGATCGTCAGAGAAAATCGTTTCGCCGTCGCTTCGACAGTCGAGAAAAAACTTGTCCGCTGGGCTCCATTTACATTGACCTGCTGTGGAATGCCAATTGGCAAAATCATGTCATAGTTGATATCGAGCGCAATATCCCCAGCTGGAACAGGCGGATGCTGCCCCAGATACTCCGAACCAAGCAGACCCTGCTCCTCAGCAGTAACAGAGGAAAAGATGATGGAGTGCGGTGGCTTTATTCCGGATTGCGTCCAGGCATGTGCCATCTCCAGAAGCATCCCAACACCGGTAGCATTGTCCGCCGCCCCGTTGTAGATATTGTCACCTGCCATTCCCGGCACAAAACCGAGATGGTCATAGTGTGCCGTATACAGAATGGCCTGTTCCCTGCCTCCTGCATTGACTCCTGGCAGTATGCCAACTACATTCGCCGACTGAAATGGTCGCACAGTGCTTTCAACGTGAGCCTTAAGTCGAACTGGAAGTTCTACGGCTTTAAATCCACGCTTTCCCGCAGCTTCCATCTCCACATTCACATCCAGGCCACTCGCGGCAAACAACTTTTTTGCCACATTCAACTGAATCCAACTGGCCGCCTGCAATTGGGGATTCCTGTCGTCCCGCAGATAAGTCTTTTCACTCGTGTTCGAGTTCTTTACGACATCCCAACCGTAACTCGCAAGGTCGGTACGATGGATGATTAAGGCCCCGATTGCGCCCATTCGGGCAGCTTGCTCAAATTTGTACGTCCATCGACCATAGTAGGTCAGCGCTTCCCCACCGAAGAACTTCGGGTCAGTGGAGGGTGGGTCGCCGACGATGCAAAGTATGACCTTCCCTTTGACGTCTACACCAGCGAAGTCATCCCACTGAAACTCAGGAGCCTGTACTCCATAGCCAACGAATACGATAGGTGCATCAATATCGATCTGTGCGGTCAATGTTCGATTGCTGACCGTATAGTCCTCCGCATAGGTCAGATCAATATTCTTCCCATCCTTTGGGACAAGAGCGAGATTAGTTTTTGATGGAATGGCATTCATCCCAACGAAGTTTATCTGCTGTAGATAGGTATTGTTATCTCCACCAGGCTTCAATCCATAGAGCGCAAACTCCGTCGCAATATACCTCGCCGCAATCTCACTCCCTCGCAGTCCCGGCCCCCGTCCCTCAAGAAGATCATCCGATAAAAATTTCACATGGGCACGAATCCTCTCGGCATCGATAGAAGTCTCCGCCGTCTTGATGGCTGGAGGAATAACCTGTGCTTGTACAGCGTTTCCTGTGCAGAAAAGCGTGGAAAGAAGTGAGACGAAAGCGGTGACCACCATGCGCATCTTCATTGCAGTTGCTACTCCTAAGATTACAAGATGACTGTAGATACATTCAGTCTAAACGCATGCAGATATAGAAGGGTGGCCAGCAGCATCGGTAAAGCACAACACGCTAAAGCGTGTAGCTACAGCTCGCCATGAAAACACCTTGGTCGTCACGCGCCTTTTCGTTTGATTGGCCGAAATGCACGCATTATGGCTGCCCGATTCTGTCGATGTAAGAGCCACAATGCAAATGTTTTGGCCGTGTCATTGACACGGCCAAAA includes the following:
- a CDS encoding carboxypeptidase regulatory-like domain-containing protein, whose product is MENLFLLLILFSFSPPFVAKAQNSGTLHGQVLDPTGALVSGASVTLTQENKIVTSHSGQDGTYLFRALPAGKYSVSVQAPGFVLPSKVVTSIDSGQSRQLNLILTIAVEQQNVQVTDQTSGVSVNPDENSNALVIKGSDLDALSDDPDQLQNELQALAGPAAGPNGGQIYIDGFSGGQLPPKSSIREIRVNQNPFSAEFDRIGYGRIEILTKPGSDKFSGHVTSLATDSALNTGNPLVTQQPAYYLYFLQGDVNGPLTKQSSYFLSIFNLQRQNQSIIDATNPANVATILQQALPNPSSLISINPRVDVQVGESNTLSIRDSFTRSVQTGNGVGALSLAQQANNATNLENAIQLSDTVVVNSHIINETHFQWRRVRNDQVPSFINPTITVQGAFINGGSNSGTVKDHQDIFELQNYSTATVSKHTIRFGTRLRAYRDANESTSGANGNYIFQSVSEYRANTPTQYQANVINNPLARALLFDAALFYQDDWRVKPNLTFSYGLRYEGQNRIHNRADIGPRLALAWAPRYQANKPAKTVLRAGYGWFYDRFTVPNSFSSATGTPYIIQTIHQNGVNQQGYIVNSPDFYTPAAPVSSTTLSAAGSSTPTISTIDPHFHAALSMQGGLGVDRQIGKRNTVNVTYLYTRGVHQYRSNTVTAPTFDVANYTLTGPTPSVYNNQFQSGGIFNENQIIASSNISIRKLSLHSSYTYTEAKSDTSGVTFFPSIAQNPGLDYGRAGFGIHHRFFLLATYNAPHGIVIAPLLSAQSGTPYNITIGNDLTGNNQFNARPTYGTCGAAGVVSTHYGCFDTDPSGKDESLIPFNDGTGPANVVFHMRVSKVIGIGPHIKGAASGAMGPQGGNGSVNGRGLSGSQAQPKLDATVPRRYSLTFIAGALNIFNIVNRGTTNGVLSSPLFGTSQTLASGPYGSPTPGNRSIFMQALFSF
- a CDS encoding M28 family peptidase, which gives rise to MKMRMVVTAFVSLLSTLFCTGNAVQAQVIPPAIKTAETSIDAERIRAHVKFLSDDLLEGRGPGLRGSEIAARYIATEFALYGLKPGGDNNTYLQQINFVGMNAIPSKTNLALVPKDGKNIDLTYAEDYTVSNRTLTAQIDIDAPIVFVGYGVQAPEFQWDDFAGVDVKGKVILCIVGDPPSTDPKFFGGEALTYYGRWTYKFEQAARMGAIGALIIHRTDLASYGWDVVKNSNTSEKTYLRDDRNPQLQAASWIQLNVAKKLFAASGLDVNVEMEAAGKRGFKAVELPVRLKAHVESTVRPFQSANVVGILPGVNAGGREQAILYTAHYDHLGFVPGMAGDNIYNGAADNATGVGMLLEMAHAWTQSGIKPPHSIIFSSVTAEEQGLLGSEYLGQHPPVPAGDIALDINYDMILPIGIPQQVNVNGAQRTSFFSTVEATAKRFSLTIVPDPRPSAGSYYRSDHFSLSRVGIPAFSIETGDLYEGHDAAWGRKQHEDFTAHDYHNFSDNYHEDWDFRGNAKLDRFGMELGWEALAAPATIHWNASDEFEAARKASSR